DNA from Rhizobacter sp. J219:
AGCCGCCACCACCACCTGAGCGGAAGCCACCCGGACGCTCTTCGCGCGGACGGGCTTCGTTGACCACGAGGGCGCGGCCTTCGAGGGCCTGGCCGTTCATGCCGTTGATCGCAGATTGCGCTTCAGCGTCCGAGCCCATTTCCACGAAGCCGAAGCCTTTGGAGCGGCCGGTGTCGCGGTCCATCATGACCTTGGCCGAGGACACGGTGCCGAATTGCGCGAACGCTTGTTGAAGGTCGTCGTCGCGCACGCTGTAGGCGAGGTTGCCGACGTAGAGTTTGTTGCCCATGGAGAGCGCCTTTCTTTCCTGATGACAGAGAACAATCTGGAGCTTTTACCTATCCTCGAAACATTCGAGTAGAAACATTCAAGCGAAGGCGCTGCATCCAATACCGGGGAATTTCCATTATCAAGTCATTCTGCAAAGCCGCGCAAATAGTGGAAAGCCCTGCAATTCGCTCAAGTTGAAACTGTTGTTTTGAGAGCTGCCCGATGCGAAACCTGCAGGACATTCGTATTGCAAGCCTGGTGCCCAGTCTCACCGAGCTCGTTGTGGAATTGGGTTTGGGCCGGCATTTGGTGGCGCGCACCGGGTTTTGCATTCACCCTGCACCGCAGTTGCGCGAGGTGCCCAAAGTGGGAGGCACCAAGGATGTGAATCTCGCCAAATTGCGGCGATTGGCACCCACGCACGTGCTGGTGAATGTCGATGAAAACCGGGTCGACATCGTCCCGGCGCTGCAGGCGATGGGTGCCGAACTGCTGGTGACCCACCCCAACGCGCCCGACGACAACCTCGCGCTCGTGGCCCAGCTCGTCGAGGCTTTCGGTCACCTGCCAGGCGTGGCGGCGCGGGCCGAGCGCCTGCAAGACGCCTTGCGCGAGCAGCTGGCGCAGTGTCGCCGCGTGGCGCCGGCGCCCCAGCGGGTGCTTTATCTGATCTGGCACGACCCGTGGATGACGGTCGCCCGCGACACCTACCTCTCGCGCATGCTGGCCATGGTGCAGTGGCACACCGAGCCGGCGCTCGCAGGCGGTGAGCGCGGCGCCGCGCGCTATCCGGTGGTGCGCGGCGACGAGGCCTGGCTCGCCTCGGTGCAGCGCGTGCTGCTGAGTTCGGAGCCCTTCCGCTTCGACGACGCGCACCGGCAGGCCGCGCAGGCACTGTGCCCACAGGCGGTGGTGCAGCGGGTCGACGGCGAACTGCTGAGCTGGTACGGTGCGCGCGCTGTGCCCGGCCTGCGCTACCTGCGCGAACTCGCCACGGCCTGACGGAGAACCCCGCCCCGATGGACCTGCTCAAACCGCTGATCGCGCTCCTGGCCATCGTCAACCCGATCGGGGCCATTCCCTTCTACATCCACTTCACTGAAGGCTTCAGCGCCGAGCAGCGCCGCCGCACGGTGCGGGTCGCGGCGTTCAGCGCCTTCGTGGTGATCGCCGTCAGCGCGCTGGCGGGCCTGAAGATCATCGAGTTCTTCGGCATCTCGCTCGCGTCCTTCCAGGTCGGTGGCGGCACGCTGCTCCTGATCTCGGCGCTGCAGATGCTCAATGCACGTCAGGCCGAAACCCGCGAAGAAGACGTGAGCGAGGGCGACGACAAGGTCGATGCCGGCGACAGCATCGCGGTGGTGCCGCTCACCATCCCGCTGCTCACCGGCCCGGCCACCATTTCCACCATGGTGATCTACGCCGACAAGACCCGCCACTGGTGGGAGCTGGCCTATCTCGTCGGGTACGGCGTGGTGATCGGCGTCTCGGTGTGGCTGGCCTTCAGCGCCGCCGGCCGCATCGCCCGCGTGCTCGGCAAGACCGGCATCAACGTGATGACGCGGCTGATGGGCCTGATCCTCGCGGCGCTCGCGGTCGAGGTGATGTCGGACGGGCTGATCAAGCTCTTCCCCATCCTGGCGTCGACGGTGCGCTGAGCGCCCCGTCCGGGCTTCACACCGGCTTCATCCCGACTTCACGGCCGGCCGTGACAGTGCGGCGCTTCAACCCGGGAGCCACGCACATGAGATTGAACCCCCTCCTCGCCAAGGTTCTGGCGATCACCGTCATCGTCGGGCTGCTGATGCTTGCCCTCGGCCGCATCGGCAGCCTGGCCGACGAGCGCCAGCAGCGCTTCCACGAGGCGCTGGCGAGCGTCGAGCAGAGCCAGGCGGGCCGGCAGGCGCTGCTCGGCCCGGTGCTGCACAGCCAGTGCAGCGAGGAGTGGGACAGCGTCACCGGCGAAGGCCGCGAGCGCAGCACCACCACGCACCGGCGCGAGTTCCAGCTCACCGCCACGCCGCGCCAGCTCGCGGTGCAGGCGGCGGTGACGATGGAGCCGCGCTACCGCGGCCTCTTCAAGGTCAACACCTACGTGAGCCGCACCCAGTTCAAGGCGCAGTGGCCCACGCTGGCCGCCCTGCGCCCGGTGGCCGAACACGCCGGCTCGCGGCTGGTGTGCCAGCCACCGGTGCTGATGGTGGGCGTGAGCGATGCCCGAGGCATCCGCCAGGCCGCGGTGCAGGTCGGCGGCGACAGCCTCATGGTGGCGGCCGGCACGGGCCACAAGAGCCACCCGCGCGGGTTCCATGTGCGCCTGCCCGAAGCGCTGCGCCAGGCCGATGCGCCCGTCATTGCCGAGGTGACGCTCGAACTCGTGGGCACGGCCGAGCTTGCCGTCGCGCCGGTCGCAGACGACACCCGCATGAAGCTCGACGCCAACTGGCCGCACCCCTCGTTCGGCGGCCGCTTCCTGCCGGTGGCGCGCGAGGTCCGCGACGACGGCTTCAGCGCCACCTGGCAGATGTCGTCGCTGGCCACCACCGCGCCGCTCGACTTCGCCCGCGGTGCCGGTCTGTGCGCCGCGCACGAGGGCCCGGAAGGCAAATGCATCGAGAGCTTCAACATCTCGTTCATCGACCCGGTGAACCCCTATTCGATGAGCGACCGCGCCATCAAGTACGGCCTGCTCTTCATCGCGCTCACCTTTGTCGCGGTGGGCCTGGCCGAGGTGATGCGTCGCCTGCGGGTGCACCCGATCCAGTACCTGCTGGTGGGCAGCGCCCTGAGCATCTTCTTCCTGCTGCTGCTGAGCCTGTCGGAGCACCTGTCGTTCGGCAGGTCGTATGCGCTGGCGAGTGCGGCCTGCGTGTCGCTGCTCGGCTTCTACGGCCGCCACCTGCTCGGCGGCTGGCGCGCCGGGGCCCTCTTCGGCGCCGGCATCGCAGGCCTCTACGGGGCGCTGTACCTGCTGCTGCAGATGGAGCAGACCTCGCTCGTCATCGGCTCGCTGCTGCTCTTTGTGGTGCTCGCCTCGGCGATGGTGATGACGCGCCGGGTTGACTGGTACGCGCTGCTGCGCAGCCCCGGCACCCCCGCCGCACAACCGGCGAACAATTGAAACCAACACCTTGCGCACAACGAGGGTCATGACGGGGGTCAAACCAAGGGGGCGGCGGCTAGACTTTGCGCCGAACCGCCGGGCCCCCGTCCTTGAACCCAACATCCCCTTCAGAAACGCCTGTCTACGACTACATCGTCTGCGGCGCCGGCACCGCCGGCTGCCTGCTCGCCAACCGGCTGAGTGCCGACCCGAAGAAGCGGGTGCTGCTGATCGAAGCCGGCGGCAAGGACGACTACCTCTGGATCCACATTCCGGTCGGTTATCTCTACTGCATCGGCAACCCGCGCACCGACTGGCTGTACCAGACCGAGCCCGACCCAGGACTCAACGGCCGCCGGCTGCGCTACCCGCGCGGCAAGGTGCTGGGCGGCTGCTCCAGCATCAACGGGATGATCTACATGCGCGGTCAGGCGCGCGACTACGACCACTGGGGCGCGCTCGGCAACGAGGGCTGGAGCTGGCGCGAGTGCCTGCCGGCCTTCATGAAGCACGAAGACTTCCACAAGGGTGCCGACGAGTTCCACGCCGCGCCCGGCTTCGACATGACCGGCAAACGCCCCGGCGGCGAGTGGCGCGTCGAGAAGCAGCGCCTGCGCTGGGACGTGCTCGATGCCTTTGCCGAAGCGGCCCAGCAGGCCGGCATCCCGCACAGCAACGACTTCAACCGCGGTGACAACGAAGGCGTCGGCTACTTCGACGTCAACCAGCGCCGCGGCATCCGCTGGAATGCCGCCAAGGCCTTCCTGCGCCCCGCGCTCGACCGCGACAACCTGCAGGTGTGGACCGGCGCGCACGTCTCGCGGGTGCTGTTTGGCGAGGGCGACGACGCGCGCCGCGCGATCGGCGTCGAGGTGCTGCCGCACGGCGGCGGCGAGCCACACGTCGCGCATGCCCGCGCCGAAGTGATCCTCGCCAGCGGGGCGGTCAAC
Protein-coding regions in this window:
- a CDS encoding helical backbone metal receptor → MRNLQDIRIASLVPSLTELVVELGLGRHLVARTGFCIHPAPQLREVPKVGGTKDVNLAKLRRLAPTHVLVNVDENRVDIVPALQAMGAELLVTHPNAPDDNLALVAQLVEAFGHLPGVAARAERLQDALREQLAQCRRVAPAPQRVLYLIWHDPWMTVARDTYLSRMLAMVQWHTEPALAGGERGAARYPVVRGDEAWLASVQRVLLSSEPFRFDDAHRQAAQALCPQAVVQRVDGELLSWYGARAVPGLRYLRELATA
- a CDS encoding GMC family oxidoreductase; the protein is MNPTSPSETPVYDYIVCGAGTAGCLLANRLSADPKKRVLLIEAGGKDDYLWIHIPVGYLYCIGNPRTDWLYQTEPDPGLNGRRLRYPRGKVLGGCSSINGMIYMRGQARDYDHWGALGNEGWSWRECLPAFMKHEDFHKGADEFHAAPGFDMTGKRPGGEWRVEKQRLRWDVLDAFAEAAQQAGIPHSNDFNRGDNEGVGYFDVNQRRGIRWNAAKAFLRPALDRDNLQVWTGAHVSRVLFGEGDDARRAIGVEVLPHGGGEPHVAHARAEVILASGAVNTPQILQLSGLGAGSVLQHHGIAVRHHLPGVGGNLQDHLQIRAVYGVTGVRTLNTQARHWWGKALIGLEYLLKQTGAMSMAPSQLGAFTRSDPSQPHPNLEYHVQPLSLDAFGEPLHPFNAFTASVCNLNPTSRGQVQLRSASPLDAPLIQANYLSTEADRHIAAQSLRVTRRIVAQPALANYAPQEIKPGPQFETDEDLARLAGDIGTTIFHPVGTAKMGPEADPLAVVDARLKVHGVRGLRVVDASIMPTITSGNTNSPTLMIAERAAGWILAGH
- the creD gene encoding cell envelope integrity protein CreD, with amino-acid sequence MRLNPLLAKVLAITVIVGLLMLALGRIGSLADERQQRFHEALASVEQSQAGRQALLGPVLHSQCSEEWDSVTGEGRERSTTTHRREFQLTATPRQLAVQAAVTMEPRYRGLFKVNTYVSRTQFKAQWPTLAALRPVAEHAGSRLVCQPPVLMVGVSDARGIRQAAVQVGGDSLMVAAGTGHKSHPRGFHVRLPEALRQADAPVIAEVTLELVGTAELAVAPVADDTRMKLDANWPHPSFGGRFLPVAREVRDDGFSATWQMSSLATTAPLDFARGAGLCAAHEGPEGKCIESFNISFIDPVNPYSMSDRAIKYGLLFIALTFVAVGLAEVMRRLRVHPIQYLLVGSALSIFFLLLLSLSEHLSFGRSYALASAACVSLLGFYGRHLLGGWRAGALFGAGIAGLYGALYLLLQMEQTSLVIGSLLLFVVLASAMVMTRRVDWYALLRSPGTPAAQPANN
- a CDS encoding RNA-binding protein, translated to MGNKLYVGNLAYSVRDDDLQQAFAQFGTVSSAKVMMDRDTGRSKGFGFVEMGSDAEAQSAINGMNGQALEGRALVVNEARPREERPGGFRSGGGGGFGGGGGGRSGGGGGYGGGGGGGYGGGGGGGRGGYGGGGGRSGGGGGYGGGGGGYGGGGGGRGGY
- a CDS encoding MarC family protein, translated to MDLLKPLIALLAIVNPIGAIPFYIHFTEGFSAEQRRRTVRVAAFSAFVVIAVSALAGLKIIEFFGISLASFQVGGGTLLLISALQMLNARQAETREEDVSEGDDKVDAGDSIAVVPLTIPLLTGPATISTMVIYADKTRHWWELAYLVGYGVVIGVSVWLAFSAAGRIARVLGKTGINVMTRLMGLILAALAVEVMSDGLIKLFPILASTVR